A region of Chloracidobacterium sp. DNA encodes the following proteins:
- the ftsY gene encoding signal recognition particle-docking protein FtsY → MAFFWRRKKEDKFSTSVLGLDKSIEELKAQEEAVEREIGVRFTKAIEKTRHSINNRLDTIFEGRKQIDEAFLDELEEMLISTDIGVATTMQVLDSVRRGVSRAEISDLTALKAAMKKELLDILRHSTERGVADERTIDESIKPYVLMVVGVNGVGKTTTIGKLAQRIKDEGNDVLICAADTFRAAANDQLEIWATRAGVQLIQQKQGTDPAAVLFDALAAAKARNSDVLIVDTAGRLHNKANLMAELEKMKRISSREVEGAPHETLLVIDAVTGQNGLEQARQFMKTADVTGIVLTKLDGTAKGGIAVAIAKELNLPIRYVGIGEQVNDLMVFDADSYVNGLFN, encoded by the coding sequence ATGGCGTTTTTTTGGCGTAGGAAGAAGGAAGACAAATTCTCGACATCGGTGCTTGGGCTCGATAAATCGATCGAGGAGCTAAAGGCCCAGGAAGAGGCCGTTGAGCGTGAGATCGGCGTCCGCTTTACGAAGGCGATTGAGAAAACGCGGCATTCGATCAATAACCGGCTCGATACGATCTTTGAGGGGCGAAAGCAGATCGACGAAGCGTTCCTGGACGAGCTTGAGGAAATGCTCATCTCGACCGACATCGGCGTTGCGACGACGATGCAGGTGCTTGACAGCGTGAGACGCGGCGTTTCGCGGGCAGAGATCAGCGATCTTACCGCTTTGAAAGCCGCGATGAAGAAGGAGCTGCTCGACATTCTCCGACATTCGACCGAACGTGGCGTCGCCGACGAACGCACCATCGACGAATCGATCAAGCCCTACGTCTTGATGGTCGTCGGCGTAAACGGCGTCGGCAAAACCACCACCATCGGCAAGCTCGCCCAACGCATCAAGGACGAAGGCAACGATGTGCTCATCTGTGCGGCTGATACCTTTCGAGCGGCGGCGAACGACCAACTCGAGATCTGGGCAACGCGCGCGGGCGTTCAATTGATCCAGCAAAAGCAGGGAACTGACCCGGCGGCCGTTTTGTTCGACGCTTTGGCGGCGGCAAAGGCTCGAAACAGCGATGTTCTGATAGTCGATACTGCCGGACGCTTGCACAACAAGGCAAATTTGATGGCCGAGCTTGAAAAGATGAAACGCATCTCTTCGCGCGAGGTCGAGGGCGCTCCGCACGAGACTTTGCTCGTCATTGACGCCGTCACGGGCCAGAACGGACTCGAACAAGCACGCCAATTCATGAAAACCGCCGACGTCACCGGCATTGTTTTAACCAAACTCGACGGCACAGCCAAAGGCGGCATCGCCGTCGCCATCGCAAAGGAACTAAACCTCCCGATCCGCTACGTCGGCATCGGCGAACAGGTCAACGACCTAATGGTTTTCGACGCGGATAGTTATGTTAATGGGTTGTTTAACTAG
- the rsmA gene encoding ribosomal RNA small subunit methyltransferase A: protein MRAKKSLGQNFLRDQTIIKRIIDALDLGHDETVIEIGPGQGALTEQLFIDEAKVIAIEFDRDMISLLHERFGSLHNFHLINEDALNVDFSDVLKANAVDAKAKLIANLPYNISTPILQRLMDQRHLFSSLVLMFQREVVERITAKAGGKERGFLSVMVENTFNTEYLFDVPPQAFQPVPKVWSAVVRLTPKSSLIADEALFRQIISFCFLQKRKTILNNLKTRFPNAAVFLEQCEIDGMRRAETLTLCEWVKLVSAIKRAGSSIDVRP from the coding sequence ATGCGGGCAAAAAAATCACTCGGACAGAACTTTCTACGCGATCAAACAATTATTAAGCGCATCATTGATGCTCTTGATCTTGGACATGATGAAACGGTGATCGAGATAGGGCCGGGACAAGGAGCGCTGACAGAGCAGTTGTTTATTGATGAAGCCAAAGTCATTGCAATTGAATTTGATCGGGATATGATCTCGTTGCTGCATGAACGTTTTGGCTCTTTGCATAATTTTCATCTCATAAACGAAGACGCTTTGAATGTTGATTTTTCTGACGTTCTAAAAGCAAATGCAGTCGATGCAAAAGCCAAACTTATCGCGAACTTGCCCTACAATATTTCTACGCCTATCCTCCAACGGTTGATGGATCAGCGCCATCTTTTTTCGAGCCTAGTTCTGATGTTTCAGCGTGAAGTTGTGGAACGCATTACCGCGAAAGCGGGCGGTAAAGAACGCGGCTTTTTAAGTGTGATGGTCGAGAATACATTTAATACTGAATACCTGTTTGATGTGCCGCCGCAAGCTTTTCAGCCAGTTCCAAAAGTATGGAGCGCGGTCGTCCGCCTTACGCCAAAAAGTTCATTGATCGCAGATGAAGCTCTGTTTCGTCAAATCATCAGCTTTTGCTTTTTACAGAAGCGAAAAACTATTCTCAACAATCTCAAAACTAGGTTTCCCAACGCAGCCGTCTTTCTCGAACAATGTGAGATCGACGGCATGCGGCGAGCAGAAACTCTTACCTTATGTGAGTGGGTCAAGTTAGTGTCAGCAATAAAAAGGGCCGGATCGTCTATCGACGTCCGGCCGTAA
- a CDS encoding RNA polymerase sigma factor, protein MLDEVSNTGLQNKAKSSAVSFSDGEQTSDEQLVRLVIEGDEQAFAEIFERYRILVTRVVGRFFRDRSEVEEYVQQSFTKTYFSLKDFRGASGNSFPAWVTRITVNVCYDEFRRRGRRPESVFSDLENDGEAFGESIPDSSVKGHEVQLVSAQLAEKVLSSLDPKDRIAMTLVYSEEYSLSEAADVIGISVGNLKSRLFRCRNSIRDRFGHLFK, encoded by the coding sequence ATGCTCGATGAGGTTTCCAATACAGGCTTGCAAAATAAAGCTAAGTCATCGGCGGTCAGTTTTTCGGATGGTGAGCAGACAAGTGACGAACAACTTGTCCGCCTTGTGATCGAGGGCGATGAGCAGGCATTCGCCGAGATATTTGAAAGGTACCGAATTTTGGTAACGCGAGTGGTCGGACGTTTTTTTCGAGACCGTTCGGAGGTGGAAGAATATGTCCAGCAAAGTTTTACAAAGACATATTTTTCTCTCAAAGACTTTCGTGGGGCAAGCGGAAACTCTTTTCCGGCGTGGGTGACGCGGATAACAGTGAACGTTTGCTACGACGAGTTTCGTCGACGCGGACGACGACCGGAAAGCGTATTTTCCGATTTGGAAAACGACGGAGAAGCTTTCGGCGAATCGATACCAGACAGCAGCGTCAAAGGACATGAAGTTCAGCTCGTTTCAGCTCAACTCGCGGAAAAGGTCCTGTCATCGCTCGACCCAAAAGACAGGATCGCAATGACGCTGGTCTATTCAGAAGAATATTCATTGAGCGAGGCAGCGGACGTTATAGGTATCAGCGTCGGAAATCTTAAATCAAGATTATTTCGTTGCCGCAATAGTATCAGAGATAGATTTGGACATCTTTTTAAGTGA
- the ribD gene encoding bifunctional diaminohydroxyphosphoribosylaminopyrimidine deaminase/5-amino-6-(5-phosphoribosylamino)uracil reductase RibD, whose translation MTQSDVLFSKHAIDLAAKGIGLVSPNPLVGCVIVSGDGEVVGEGTYVYDNVTHAEVSALEQAGGNAKGGTAYVSLEPHSHHGKTPPCTEALINAGIKRIVCPIEDPNPLVSGGGFEALRNVGVEVVTGILADEATKQNEKFICWHKKQRPFVHLKLAMSLDGRISLNHSVSTALSGGDAIKRVHELRHEHDAILIGGNTAIVDNPILTDRSGKPRRRPLVRIVLDNQLRLSAVSNLISTASETPTIIFTNNHDAGKVSVLRALGAEVVVSPMGGRDLKGVLDELKSRNIQSVLVEGGSEIAGAFCDAKLVDKVTFIAAPFIIGGREAPNAVSGAGADSIAEAMLLTDISIEHLGDDIEITGYPTV comes from the coding sequence TTGACACAGTCTGACGTATTATTTTCTAAACACGCAATAGACTTAGCCGCTAAGGGCATCGGTTTAGTTTCTCCCAATCCGCTTGTCGGCTGCGTCATTGTTTCTGGTGACGGAGAGGTTGTCGGCGAAGGAACTTATGTTTACGATAATGTGACGCATGCTGAGGTCAGTGCACTTGAGCAAGCCGGTGGCAATGCGAAAGGCGGTACTGCATATGTCTCGCTTGAACCGCATTCGCATCACGGCAAAACCCCGCCTTGTACCGAAGCTCTGATCAACGCTGGCATCAAACGCATTGTTTGCCCGATAGAGGATCCAAATCCTCTTGTTTCCGGTGGTGGCTTTGAAGCACTGCGAAACGTCGGTGTCGAGGTCGTAACAGGTATCCTCGCAGATGAGGCGACGAAACAAAACGAAAAATTCATCTGCTGGCATAAGAAGCAGAGGCCGTTCGTACATTTAAAACTTGCGATGTCGTTAGACGGACGTATTTCGCTGAATCATAGCGTTTCGACTGCTTTGTCGGGCGGCGACGCTATTAAGCGTGTTCACGAACTTCGTCACGAGCATGATGCAATACTCATCGGTGGCAACACTGCGATTGTCGATAACCCGATCCTCACAGACCGCAGCGGCAAACCGCGTAGGCGTCCGCTTGTGCGTATCGTTCTCGATAATCAACTGCGGCTGTCGGCGGTCTCTAATTTGATCTCAACAGCCAGTGAAACGCCGACAATAATTTTTACTAACAACCATGACGCTGGCAAAGTGTCCGTCCTGCGAGCCTTGGGTGCGGAAGTCGTCGTATCGCCGATGGGCGGACGCGATCTGAAAGGCGTGTTGGACGAGTTGAAAAGCCGTAACATTCAGAGCGTCCTCGTCGAAGGCGGCAGCGAGATCGCAGGCGCGTTTTGCGATGCAAAGCTTGTTGATAAAGTTACATTCATCGCTGCTCCATTCATTATCGGAGGCCGCGAAGCACCAAATGCCGTTTCCGGCGCCGGAGCAGACTCGATCGCCGAAGCAATGCTGCTAACGGACATTTCCATCGAACATCTCGGCGACGACATCGAGATCACCGGCTATCCAACCGTCTGA